In one window of Henckelia pumila isolate YLH828 chromosome 1, ASM3356847v2, whole genome shotgun sequence DNA:
- the LOC140874565 gene encoding uncharacterized protein: MVGSRGYHWWNLHITTVFRPPLTAKVLAKIRDRTRTAQSRKKSYANHRRRDLEFSVRDHVFIRVAPMKGVMRFGKKRKLAPRFIGPFEIVDRVGALAYRVALTPNLDGVHNVFHVSMLRKYISNQSHVLSLEPLQLSPHLTYEERTIRILDRQERRLRNKSIPMVKVRRQNHSDEEATWEAEADIRTRYSELFGKS, translated from the exons ATGGTTGGGAGTCGAGGTTACCATTGGTGGAATTTgcatataacaacagttttcaggcCACCATTG ACTGCCAAGGTTTTAGCCAAGATCCGTGATAGGACGAGGACTGCACAGAGCAGGAAGAAGAGCTATGCTAATCataggaggagagacttggagttctcggtaAGAGATCACGTGTTTATCCGAGTAGCTCCTATGAAGGGTGTGATGAGATTCGggaagaaaagaaaactggCACCAAGGTTTATAGGACCCTTTGAGATAGTGGATAGAGTAGGGGCATTGGCTTATAGGGTGGCCTTGACGCCTAACCTTGATGGAGTCCATAATGTCTTCCACGTATcaatgttgaggaagtacatctcaAATCAGTCCCATGTGCTTAGCTTGGAACCACTTCAGTTATCTCCTCACTTGACGTATGAGGAGAGGACCATCCGGATTCTGGATAGACAGGAGAGGAGACTCCGcaacaagtcgattccaatgGTCAAAGTAAGACGGCAGAAtcattcggatgaagaggccaccTGGGAAGCAGAGGCAGATATCAGGACTCGCTATTCGGAACTCTTTGGTAAGTCctga